One Pseudomonas brassicacearum genomic region harbors:
- the tsaB gene encoding tRNA (adenosine(37)-N6)-threonylcarbamoyltransferase complex dimerization subunit type 1 TsaB produces MSTLLALDTATEACSVALLHDGKVTSHYEVIPRLHAQKLLPMIQQLLSDAGITLQAVDAIAFGRGPGAFTGVRIAIGVVQGLAFALERPVLPVSNLAVLAQRALREQGARQVAAAIDARMDEVYWGCYRETDGEMRLVGAEAVLPPEAATLPAGADGDWFGAGTGWGYGERIAVNLSGQDATLLPHAEDLLALARFAWARGEAIPADDAQPVYLRDKVATPKSER; encoded by the coding sequence CCTTGCTGCACGACGGCAAGGTCACGAGCCATTACGAGGTGATCCCGCGCCTGCATGCGCAAAAGCTGTTGCCGATGATCCAGCAATTGCTCAGCGATGCCGGGATCACCTTGCAGGCGGTGGATGCCATTGCCTTTGGCCGGGGGCCGGGGGCTTTTACCGGCGTGCGCATCGCCATCGGTGTGGTGCAGGGGCTGGCGTTTGCGTTGGAGCGCCCGGTGTTGCCGGTGTCGAACCTGGCGGTGCTGGCCCAGCGCGCCTTGCGCGAACAGGGCGCCCGGCAAGTCGCAGCGGCCATCGATGCGCGGATGGACGAGGTGTACTGGGGTTGCTATCGCGAAACCGACGGCGAAATGCGCCTGGTCGGTGCTGAAGCGGTACTGCCACCCGAGGCTGCAACTTTGCCGGCTGGGGCCGACGGTGATTGGTTCGGCGCGGGTACCGGTTGGGGCTACGGCGAGCGGATAGCCGTCAACCTCAGCGGCCAGGATGCCACCCTGCTGCCCCACGCCGAAGACCTGCTGGCCCTGGCCCGTTTTGCCTGGGCGCGGGGCGAAGCCATCCCGGCCGATGATGCGCAACCGGTGTACCTGCGGGACAAGGTCGCGACGCCGAAATCCGAGCGGTAA
- a CDS encoding DUF72 domain-containing protein — protein sequence MVLPYYLGCPSWSENAWRDYLYPQDAKTSDFLNLYSQVFNAVEGNTTFYASPSAAIVQRWADTMPGHFRFTAKLPGDISHNGDLRERLTATETFVQLLSPLGERVSPFWLQLSKAFTPNRLPELAGFIDAFERPLAVEVRHDEFFAKGDAERRLNRLLLDRGVERICLDPRALFSCTSTDPAVLHAQSKKPRVPTRPTAFTQCPQVRFIGHPVLEANEPFLTPWVEKIAGWIEEGRTPYIFLHTADNLLAAKLAQHFHRRLMSRLPGLPALPELYREPAAEQLGLL from the coding sequence ATGGTGTTGCCTTATTACCTGGGCTGCCCGTCGTGGAGCGAAAACGCCTGGCGTGATTATCTTTATCCCCAGGACGCAAAAACCTCCGACTTCCTGAATCTCTATTCCCAAGTGTTCAATGCCGTGGAAGGCAATACGACTTTCTACGCCAGTCCCTCTGCGGCCATCGTCCAGCGTTGGGCCGACACCATGCCCGGGCATTTTCGCTTCACCGCCAAATTACCCGGTGACATCAGCCACAATGGCGACTTGCGCGAGCGCCTGACAGCCACCGAAACCTTCGTGCAATTGCTTAGCCCCCTGGGTGAGCGGGTCTCGCCGTTCTGGCTGCAGTTATCCAAGGCTTTTACCCCCAATCGATTGCCCGAGTTGGCGGGTTTCATCGACGCCTTCGAGCGGCCGTTGGCCGTGGAGGTGCGCCACGATGAGTTCTTTGCCAAGGGCGATGCCGAACGGCGCCTCAATCGCCTGTTGCTCGACCGTGGCGTCGAGCGCATCTGCCTCGATCCCCGGGCGCTGTTCAGTTGCACCTCGACCGACCCTGCCGTGCTCCATGCTCAATCGAAAAAACCGCGGGTGCCAACCCGGCCGACGGCGTTCACCCAATGTCCGCAGGTGCGCTTCATCGGCCATCCGGTGCTGGAGGCCAACGAGCCATTCCTGACGCCCTGGGTAGAAAAAATCGCCGGGTGGATCGAAGAAGGGCGCACGCCTTATATCTTCCTGCACACCGCCGACAACCTGCTGGCGGCAAAGCTCGCGCAGCACTTTCACCGCCGCTTGATGAGTCGTTTGCCTGGCTTGCCGGCCCTGCCTGAGCTATATAGAGAGCCCGCCGCCGAGCAACTGGGTTTGCTCTGA
- a CDS encoding isocitrate lyase/PEP mutase family protein, with translation MDAQTRRAQAFKALHEREGAFVIPNPWDAGSAKMLASLGFEALATTSAGHAFSLARPDGALGLEDTLANVRAIVAATDLPVAVDLENGFADAPEDCARNLLRAAQAGAVGGSIEDATGREDSPIYCFEHAVARVKAAADAVRSLPYPFLLTARAENFLHGNPDLDDTIRRLKAFAEAGADVLYAPGLSSAKQVLAVVQAVAPKPVNVLMSGALDLTLEQLSELGVKRISVGSALALAAYGEFFRAAEEIQQQGTFTFTRRAMPFKQANQLFKG, from the coding sequence ATGGATGCGCAAACCCGTCGAGCCCAGGCGTTCAAGGCCCTGCACGAACGCGAAGGGGCTTTTGTCATCCCCAATCCGTGGGACGCCGGTTCCGCCAAGATGCTGGCCAGCCTCGGCTTCGAGGCCTTGGCGACGACCAGTGCCGGTCACGCTTTTTCCCTGGCCCGGCCTGATGGTGCATTGGGGCTGGAAGACACCCTGGCCAACGTACGGGCGATTGTCGCCGCCACTGATCTGCCGGTGGCGGTCGACCTGGAGAACGGTTTCGCCGACGCGCCCGAGGATTGCGCCCGCAACCTGCTCCGTGCGGCGCAGGCCGGTGCGGTAGGTGGCTCCATCGAAGATGCCACCGGGCGCGAAGACAGCCCGATCTATTGCTTCGAGCATGCGGTGGCACGGGTCAAGGCCGCCGCCGATGCCGTGCGCAGCTTGCCGTACCCCTTCCTGTTGACCGCCCGGGCGGAGAACTTCCTGCACGGCAACCCTGATCTGGATGACACGATCCGTCGCCTGAAGGCGTTTGCCGAGGCCGGTGCCGACGTGCTCTACGCCCCGGGGCTCAGCTCGGCCAAACAAGTGCTCGCGGTGGTGCAGGCCGTGGCGCCGAAGCCGGTGAATGTGTTGATGTCCGGCGCGCTGGACCTGACGCTGGAGCAGTTGAGCGAACTGGGGGTCAAGCGCATCAGCGTCGGATCGGCCCTGGCCTTGGCCGCGTATGGCGAGTTTTTCCGCGCGGCCGAGGAAATCCAGCAGCAGGGCACGTTCACGTTCACCCGTCGCGCGATGCCGTTCAAACAGGCTAACCAATTATTCAAGGGTTGA
- a CDS encoding extensin family protein has product MVLALIVGFAALAVWRGWLSLPPQWNPWAPLDVNQPPNLLTRYKLMALRNDPQLCDQALATSGLRTARQADSGANTSCPLTNVLRVQGGEVALSSSFLASCPLAVAFALFERHALQPAAAAAYGQKVTRVDHLGSFACRNMYGRESGARSQHATASALDIAGFRLADGRTVSVLRDWPKDNADARFLRQVREGACDMFSVVLSPDYNAAHRNHFHLDVGPWWICR; this is encoded by the coding sequence ATGGTCCTAGCGCTGATCGTTGGCTTCGCGGCGCTGGCGGTATGGCGTGGCTGGCTGTCGCTGCCGCCACAATGGAATCCCTGGGCGCCCCTGGACGTCAATCAGCCACCCAACCTGCTGACCCGCTACAAGCTCATGGCCCTGCGCAACGACCCGCAGCTGTGTGACCAGGCACTCGCCACCTCGGGGCTGCGGACCGCTCGCCAGGCCGACAGTGGCGCCAATACGTCGTGCCCGTTGACCAACGTGTTGAGGGTGCAGGGAGGTGAGGTGGCACTGAGCAGCAGTTTCCTCGCCAGTTGTCCATTGGCGGTGGCCTTCGCGCTGTTCGAGCGTCATGCGCTGCAGCCGGCGGCAGCGGCGGCCTACGGGCAGAAAGTGACGCGGGTCGATCACCTCGGCAGTTTTGCCTGTCGCAACATGTACGGTCGGGAAAGCGGGGCGCGCAGCCAGCACGCGACGGCCAGTGCGTTGGATATCGCCGGGTTTCGCCTGGCCGATGGTCGCACGGTCAGCGTGCTCAGGGATTGGCCGAAGGATAACGCCGACGCGCGGTTCCTGCGGCAGGTACGCGAGGGCGCCTGCGATATGTTCAGTGTGGTCTTGAGTCCGGATTACAACGCGGCCCACCGCAACCATTTTCATCTGGATGTGGGGCCATGGTGGATCTGTCGCTAG
- a CDS encoding class I SAM-dependent methyltransferase — protein MSEQSAPCRIHVQALAPAFQPQAEQWAERLGLPLQVDDGEFALQVGEQGLQLQQLGPDAPGPVRVDFVEGGAAHRRLYGGGSGQMIAKAVGIAQGVRPRVLDATAGLGKDAFVLASLGCEMSLIERQPLIGALLEDGLARAAEDFDVAPIVARMRLLKGNSIEVMRNWEGEPPQVIYLDPMFPHREKTALVKKEMRLFRPLVGDDQDAPALLAAALALATHRVVVKRPRKAPCIEGPKPSHGLDGKSSRYDIYPKKALKP, from the coding sequence ATGAGTGAGCAATCGGCGCCCTGTCGCATCCATGTCCAAGCCTTGGCCCCCGCCTTCCAGCCCCAGGCCGAGCAGTGGGCCGAGCGGCTTGGCCTGCCTTTACAGGTGGACGATGGCGAGTTTGCCTTGCAGGTCGGCGAGCAAGGGCTGCAATTGCAGCAACTGGGGCCGGACGCGCCGGGGCCGGTGCGAGTGGACTTCGTCGAGGGCGGCGCAGCCCATCGTCGGTTGTACGGCGGCGGTAGCGGCCAGATGATCGCCAAAGCAGTCGGGATCGCCCAGGGTGTGCGTCCGCGGGTGCTGGATGCCACCGCCGGGTTGGGCAAGGATGCGTTTGTGCTGGCCAGCCTGGGGTGTGAAATGAGCCTGATCGAGCGCCAGCCGCTGATTGGGGCGCTGCTGGAAGACGGCCTGGCCCGCGCGGCGGAGGATTTCGACGTGGCGCCCATCGTGGCGCGCATGCGCTTGCTCAAGGGCAATTCCATCGAGGTGATGCGCAACTGGGAGGGCGAGCCACCCCAGGTCATCTACCTGGACCCGATGTTTCCTCATCGTGAGAAAACAGCCCTGGTGAAGAAGGAAATGCGCCTGTTCCGGCCCCTGGTGGGCGATGACCAGGACGCCCCGGCACTGCTGGCCGCGGCCCTGGCCCTGGCGACTCACCGGGTGGTGGTCAAGCGTCCACGCAAAGCCCCGTGTATCGAAGGGCCGAAGCCGAGTCATGGCCTCGATGGCAAATCCAGCCGGTATGACATCTACCCCAAGAAAGCGCTCAAGCCCTGA
- a CDS encoding efflux RND transporter periplasmic adaptor subunit codes for MLRYALSLALPVSLAFLLSACGHDEPVPMAVRPAMVVKPQPSAQAMDSYPGEVRARFEPDLAFRIGGKVSRRLVEEGQRVKANQALAELDPEDVRLQLEASRAQVAAAEANLNLVRAERDRYKTLMERQMVSRSQYDNAENLYRSGAARLKQIKAEFDVANNQASYSILRAPQDGVVARRSVEVGQVVSAGQTVFTLATDGEREVLIDLPEQSFGRFKIGQPVSVELWSQPDQRFSGRIRELSPAADPKSRTFAARVAFTAGSVPAELGQSARVFIQAADKVSLSVPLSALTAENGATFVWVLNANNTLKKVPVRVGAFGEKTVPVLEGLGPDDWVVAAGVHVLLDGQQVRPVDRSNRVVNLAAKE; via the coding sequence ATGCTCCGCTATGCGTTGTCCCTCGCCCTGCCAGTCAGCCTGGCGTTTTTATTGTCTGCGTGTGGTCATGACGAGCCGGTGCCGATGGCCGTGCGCCCCGCCATGGTGGTGAAACCACAGCCTTCGGCCCAAGCCATGGACAGTTATCCCGGCGAAGTGCGCGCCCGCTTCGAGCCCGATCTGGCCTTTCGCATTGGCGGCAAGGTGAGCCGACGACTGGTCGAGGAGGGGCAGCGGGTCAAGGCCAATCAGGCGCTGGCCGAACTCGACCCCGAGGATGTGCGTCTGCAACTGGAAGCCTCCCGCGCCCAGGTTGCTGCCGCCGAGGCCAACCTGAACCTGGTGCGTGCCGAGCGTGACCGCTACAAGACCTTGATGGAGCGGCAGATGGTCAGCCGGTCCCAGTACGACAACGCGGAAAACCTTTATCGTTCCGGCGCTGCGCGGCTCAAGCAGATCAAGGCCGAATTCGACGTCGCCAACAATCAGGCCAGCTACTCGATATTACGTGCGCCGCAGGATGGTGTGGTTGCCCGGCGTTCGGTGGAAGTCGGGCAGGTGGTATCGGCGGGGCAAACCGTCTTCACCCTTGCCACCGACGGCGAGCGTGAAGTGCTGATCGACCTGCCGGAGCAGAGTTTCGGCCGGTTCAAGATCGGCCAGCCGGTCTCGGTCGAGCTGTGGAGTCAACCCGACCAGCGTTTCAGCGGGCGCATCCGCGAACTCTCGCCAGCCGCCGACCCCAAATCTCGCACCTTCGCTGCCCGTGTCGCGTTCACCGCTGGCAGCGTTCCGGCTGAGTTGGGCCAGAGCGCCCGGGTGTTTATCCAGGCCGCCGACAAGGTCTCACTGTCGGTGCCGTTGTCGGCCCTGACTGCCGAGAACGGCGCCACTTTTGTCTGGGTGCTCAACGCCAACAACACCCTGAAAAAAGTCCCGGTGCGCGTCGGCGCCTTCGGCGAAAAAACCGTTCCGGTGCTGGAAGGCCTGGGCCCCGATGATTGGGTCGTGGCAGCTGGCGTGCATGTGCTCCTCGACGGCCAGCAGGTGCGGCCGGTGGATCGCTCCAACCGCGTGGTCAACCTGGCGGCCAAGGAGTAA